From the genome of Cytophagales bacterium WSM2-2:
GTGATTAGAATCATGGAAAGTAAAAAAGTTTAAAATTTTCTTTACTAACAAGGTATTTTTGTTGAAGAAAGTCAGATATTTCATACACCAGCTATGGTGATGCCATGCCAAAGAGATTCAATTATTTGTCCTACATGCTGTTAGCCTTGGTTGTTTTTCAACTTGGCTGTTTCATTTGGTCCATTGACAAGGGGCTCGACTTCACGGATGAGGCCTTTAGTTTCCTAGGTTTTAGCAATTCGGAAGAGATAACTAAAGCTGGGACCTACTATATAACTATATATGGTATATTCTTCAGTTGGATAAAAGTAAGTATTATCAATGTTCGAATCTTAAGGTTATTTCTTTTGGTTTTGTGCGGCTCGGTGTTGGCATTCGGCTTGACTCGATGGACAAGGCGAACGACAGAAATTGATCTTGTGACCAATACCAACTTGGCCTTATTTGTACTTTGTGGTTCGTTCTTGATTCATGCCTCTGGCGGCCAGGCGTTGACCTACAATACAACATCAAATTTTTTATTTCAAGTAATTGTTGGCTGTAGTCTTTTTACGTTGCAACGAGAAAGGAGCTTCAATCAAAAGGATGCCAGCTTATACTTCCTGATTGGTGTATTTCTGCTGCTTCTGTTTGCAGTTAAGTTCTCGAACGCAATATTTTTGTCCATTTTCATTTTTGCTTTATTGGTTTTTGATAAAAGGAATCTCAAAACGGTATTGCAATATTCTGTAATTGTATTTGGCGGGGTGTTAGTGGCAGGGTTGATTTTGTCGAGGGGAGATTTGATTTCATGGTTGAAGGATTATTATCAAATGCTAGTCGTGATTGGAAATAGCTCCGCTGATTCCATTCTATCACGCTATTTGGAAGATTACCAATACATCAAAACCAGCCTTATTCTTAATCACTTTATTTTAATTGCCCTTATTTTGATTCTGCTGTCATTAAATCATTTTGCAACACATAGAGCAGCAAAAATTGCAATCGCTGTTCTCGCTTCTGGCTTGATCGTAAATGTAAGTTATGAGCAAAGTCTTTATCTAGGCGGACAAAAATACTTCTATACATTTACTTTCATCTACATTCTAATAATCGTGATATGGGTTGTCGCTCAAGTGATTTTGAGCTCGGTTGATTGGATCAGAAGCAAGTTAGAAAATATAAGCGTTCTCGTAATGGCAGGATTATTACTTTTAATGCCACTTGTGGGTTCTTTTGGAACTAATAATTTGTTGTCCATTCAAATCATATGGTATACTTCATTTCTTTTTGCGGGAATTTATTTGTTGCTGTATAAGAGCGGTCCATATCTTTTGACTGCATTTGTAATTGTACTCGCTATTAACGCTGCAATTCAATCCATATCAGGGGTCTTTTATTTTCCGTATCGCACCAACCCCATCAGCGAAGAATCTCAATTGCTTCTTGTGGGGGAAGAAAGAATTAAGCTCAACAAAGAATTATGTGCTTCTGTGAAGACTGCATATGATTTGGTTTATTCTAAAACAACCTTCTCACCGCGAGATCCCATCTTCGCGTTTGCGAGTGAATATGGATACATTTATTTTTTGAAAGGCACGTTACCTGGCTGGGGCTGGTATAGTGAGACAAGCAAAGAAATGAACCGTACGCAATTAGAAAGCAGCAGAATAAAAAATATCGATCAAACTATTTTCATTTTACCGGTAGAATACCGATTGGATAGTCTTTACATCAGTAGTTTTAAGAAACGGAATGTTCGTTTTCCAGAAGATTATACCAAGCTTGGAGAATTCACTCACAGGTTAGAAGCTGAGCAACGGCAACTTGCCATCTATGTTCCCAAAAAAATCTTAAAAGGCAAATGATATGCCTAAATGTCTTTCAGGTGCTTTTTTGAGCCCAATCGCTAACGCCTAAGATTGACAAGCATGGTGATTCATAGCATCACTAAAACTAGTGCGATTCACGGATGGTGAGTAAAAAAATAATTTCATTTCCTCAGTAATTTTCAATGGTCATACCTTGATAGGTAAAAGAATTAAATTTGCCAGAAGTAGTTTCAATTTGCATTGAGCTCAGCCAATAAAATGAATATCTCAACTCACAAGAAGTCGTTGACTCTGTCTATCGTAAGCCCTGTGTACGAGGCTGTTGCAATTGTGCCACATTTAGTAATGAAAATTAAGGAGGCCATGCAACCAATTGGTATCAAATTTGAAATCGTGCTTGTGGACGACGGTAGTCAGGACAACAGTTGGGGAGCTATTGCCTCTGCATGTGCTAGTCACGCTGAAGTCCGAGGAGTTAAACTTAGTCGTAATTTTGGTCAGCACTACGCCATTACGGCAGGCCTTGAAAAAGCAAAAGGTGATGTAGTCGTACTCATGGACTGTGATTTGCAGGATGACCCTGAATATATCTCGGCTTTGCTCGACAAATACTATGAAGGGAATGAAATAGTATTTACGAAGCGGATGAAACGCAAGCATACCGCCATTAAATCTTTGGCATCAAAGCTTTTCAATTTGTGCTTTACTTTTTTGTCAGACGGAAGATATGACATTGACTCTGGAAGCCTGACGTTGTTCTCTAGCCGCGTGAAAAATGAATTCCTAAAGTTGAAGGAGAAAGACAGGCTGTATATTCAAATATTGAAGTGGCTTGGATTCCGTTCTACAACGATCGAGGTAGACCATCGAAGACGTTTTTCTGGCGAGACCAGTTATAGTTTCGTCAAACTGTTCTCACTTGCGGTTCAGGGGTGGACTTCACATTCCACAAAATTACTTCGAATGTCGATTTATTCGGGCGCTTTTTTGGCAATTGTAGCCCTAATTGCCGCTATATACATTATAATCATGAAATTTATAAACAACTATCAGGCAGGCTGGGCTAGCATTATAGTTGTTATACTATTTTCTACTGGAATAATTCAGTTCAGCTTGGGTATCCTTGGAATTTATATTGGCAAAACTTTCGAGCAGTCAAAGAACAGACCATTGTATATTATTGAAGAAATTGTTAATGAATGAGAAAAAGAAAGTGTTGATTACTCAGTCAAACTATATTCCCTGGAAAGGATATTTCGATGCAATCAACTCGGTGGATATAGTTATTCTTTATGATGACGCACAGTATACTCGGAGAGACTGGCGTAACCGAAATAAAATCAAAACACCAAATGGCCTGTTATGGTTAACTATTCCAGTAGATGTGAAGGGAAAATTTTTTCAAAAAATAAGTGAAACTAAAATTAGCGATAGGCAATGGACAAAAAATCACTGGGAAACCTTGTTGCATAACTATAGTAAGGCACCCTGCTTTTTACAGTATCGCGATATAATTGAAAATGCTTATTTAGGATGCCAAGATGAGAAACTGAGCTTGATTAACTTACATTTTTTAAAAACCTGCTGCGCTTTGCTTGATATCAAAACCGAGTTTAGGTGGTCCTCCGAATTTGACTTGCGAGGAGACAAGAGCGAGAAACTGTTGAATATGTGTATTGACTCGAATGCGATCACGTACTATTCCGGACTCGCAGCCAAAGACTACCTTGACGTAAGTTTATTTGAGGCACATGGAATAGAGGTGAAATGGATGGACTATTCCGGTTACCTTGCCTATCCCCAGCTTTATGGAAAGTTTGAACATGAAGTTTCTATTTTAGACCTGATATTTAATACGGGGGATGGAGCGAAAAAATACATGAAGTCCTTTCTACAATGACTAATAAATTAATAGATGATGTGGCCACTTACTATAGTTCTAAACTTTTAGAGTTTGGTGCCACAGCCAAGGGTGTTGATTGGAACTCTGAGCAGTCTCAACAATTGCGTTTTTCGCAGTTGTGTAAGATCATTGATCCTTTGTTGATGAATTTTTCAATATTAGACTACGGCTGTGGCTATGGAGCTATGTTGAGTTACCTCCGCACTAAGCTTGACCCTCAAATTGGCATGAAGTACATTGGGTTTGATGTATCAATTGAAATGATCAAGCAGTCAACACAGATTTTTGGAGGTGATGAAAAAATAGTATGGGCTTCTAAAGAGCAAGAGCTTACAGCGTGTGATTACGTAGTTGCCTCGGGAATATTTAATGTAAAGATGGATTATGAACATAAAATCTGGCTGGAATATGTTTTGAACACATTAGCTAAATTAGATAGTTTGGGCAGAAAAGGATTCTCGTTTAATGTCCTTACCTCATATTCAGATAAAGAATTGATGAAAGACAATTTATACTATGCGGACCCGGGCTTCCTTTTTGCGTTTTGCAAGAGCAACTTTTCCCGAGATGTAGCTCTATTACATGATTATGGATTGTACGAATTTTCAATCTTAGTGCGAAAATAAATGAATAAGAAGCTTATCATTTTTGGAACAGGAGATATAGGTCAAATAGCGAATTTTTATTTTAAAATAGATTCGGATTATGAGCCTGTCGCATTTACCATTAATCGCGACTATATAAAAGAATCAACCTTTGAAGGATTACCCGTGGTTCCATTTGAGGAAATCGAAAACAAATACTCGCCCGAAGAGTTTGAGATATTTATTGCACTCAGTTATTCTCAAATGAACAAGCTCAGAACTGCAAAGTATGAAGAGGCTAAAAGCAAGGGCTATAAAATAGCAACTTATATCAGTTCAAAATGTATTTACTTATCTCAGTACAAAGCTGGTGAGAATTGTTTCATTTTTGAAAACAATGTAGTGCAACCATTTGTAAAAATAGGAAATAATGTAACTATTTGGAGTGGGAATCATATAGGTCATCACTCAGTGATTGAGGATAATAATTTCATAAGCTCACACGTAGTTATATCGGGGCACTGCCATGTGGAGCCTTTTTGTTTCTTGGGAGTAAACTCCACCTTGGCACACAAGGTCAGGATCACATCAGAGACACTATTGGGTGCAGGTGCAATCATAACAAAAGATACTGAGTTCGCTGGTGTGTATGTGCCTGCTAAAACCGTAAGGATTGAAAAAAAGAGTAGTCAGTTTGAATTATGAGATACAGATAGTTTTGAACCAATGAACTGGAGAAAACTTGGTCAGGTATTCAGCCCTGAAGATTGCCCTAAAGGTTTCAGTCATGCTACGGTACCCATAGCGATTAAATTAACAGAGTCTACATTTAAAATTATTTATTCCAGTCGCGATGAATATTCACGATCGGTGCCTTTTAGTCTAGTGTTTGATGTCGAAAAACTGCAGATCATCGAAACTGACAACGAACCTTTTTTATCACTCGGCGAAACAGGCTCATTTGATGATTGCGGAGTGATGCCAACTTGTTGCGTTAGCAATGGGTCACAAATCTATTTGTACTATATCGGCTGGAATCAGGGTAAGAATGTGCCCTTTAGAAATTCAATTGGGGTGGCTGTAAGTGAGGATGGCGGCACTACTTTTCGAAAGGCATTTGCCGGGCCTGTTCTTGACAGAAGCATATTTGACCCCGTATTTGTAGCCAGTTGTGATATCTTTAAAAAAGACAATAATCTCCTGATGTATTACTTGTCAGGGATCAAATGGGAACAAAAAAATAATGGCTTTCGTCACTATTACCACATTAAGATAGCTCAATCCCAAGACTTTATTACATGGAAAAGGGAAGGGCGAATAGCAATTGATTTTAAGGATCCTGACGAATACGCTATCTCTGTTCCAAGGGTTGTACTTTGGAAAGGAGGCGAATACAGAATGTTCTATTCTTATCGGGGGGGGGCGTTAAATGAATACTATCAGATTGGGTGCGCAAAGTCAAATGACTTAATAGAGTGGCTCCGAGTTGATGAGGAAGTAAACTTAAGTGTTTCTGTTAAAGGATGGGATAGTGAAATGCTTTGTTATCCCTTCATTTTTGCTCATAATGAACAGGTATACATGCTGTACAATGGAAACGGATATGGCAAAACAGGATTTGGTTTAGCAATTTTAGTCGAATAAATGTGAAAGAGATATCATTCAATTTACCCCTTATAGCTGGAAATGAGTTGAAGTATATCCAAGATGCCGTAGTATCAAGGAAGCTTTCAGGCAACGGAAAATATACAAAGGCTTGTCACGATTTTTTCGAAAAGCGATATGGATTCATGAAGTGCTTATTGACTTCTTCATGCACAGA
Proteins encoded in this window:
- a CDS encoding glycosyl transferase; translation: MNISTHKKSLTLSIVSPVYEAVAIVPHLVMKIKEAMQPIGIKFEIVLVDDGSQDNSWGAIASACASHAEVRGVKLSRNFGQHYAITAGLEKAKGDVVVLMDCDLQDDPEYISALLDKYYEGNEIVFTKRMKRKHTAIKSLASKLFNLCFTFLSDGRYDIDSGSLTLFSSRVKNEFLKLKEKDRLYIQILKWLGFRSTTIEVDHRRRFSGETSYSFVKLFSLAVQGWTSHSTKLLRMSIYSGAFLAIVALIAAIYIIIMKFINNYQAGWASIIVVILFSTGIIQFSLGILGIYIGKTFEQSKNRPLYIIEEIVNE
- a CDS encoding putative methyltransferase, whose protein sequence is MTNKLIDDVATYYSSKLLEFGATAKGVDWNSEQSQQLRFSQLCKIIDPLLMNFSILDYGCGYGAMLSYLRTKLDPQIGMKYIGFDVSIEMIKQSTQIFGGDEKIVWASKEQELTACDYVVASGIFNVKMDYEHKIWLEYVLNTLAKLDSLGRKGFSFNVLTSYSDKELMKDNLYYADPGFLFAFCKSNFSRDVALLHDYGLYEFSILVRK